The Dethiosulfovibrio peptidovorans DSM 11002 nucleotide sequence CTTGGGGTTTTGCCTTATGCCCGCCTCTACGTGGGCCACGGGGATTTTCAGCTTGGAGGCGGCCAGGGCTCCGGCCACGGTGGTGTTGGTGTCGCCGTAGACAAGGACCATGTTGGGCCGTTCTTTCAGCAACACCGCCTCGAAGCGCTCGAGGGCGCGGGCCGTCATGGCTCCGTGGGATCCGCTGCCTATGTCCATGGAATGATCCGGATTTTTTATGGATAGCTGATCGAAGAAGGCTCCGGACATGGAGGCGTCGTAGTGCTGCCCCGAGTGGACCAACACGTGATCCCAGGCGGAAAGACGGCGCACCTCTTTGTATATCATGGCCTCTTTGACGAACTGGGGCCGGGCTCCTACGAGGGAGATTACCTTGGGCAATTCGAGTCCTCCTTCAAACTTTATCCCTATATGAGTCAAAATACTACTCGAAACGGCTTCTATCAAGCTCAAGATCCGAGTTTTTCCAACGAAAAGGTCACAGTGGGTTTATATTATCATGCTAGGTAGGTATATCACACCATGGAATTTTTAGAGAACAAAAAAGACCCGGCCTTTCGGCCGGGTCTTCATCTTTTGAGGATGTCGGAGTGGGTGCCGGTTCTGATCAGTGAAATGGTTTGTTGGTCGACTTTATATATCAGGATCCAATCGGGTTCTATGTGAAGCGAGCGATGGCTGTCCCAGTTTCCTAGCATAGGATGATCATTGTATTGTTCGGGAAGTTCCTTCCCTGAGACTAGGATTTGGAGTGCCTTCTTCAGCTTGTCCGTGTCTTTGCCCCGTTTTACCTGTAGTTTTACGTCCCGTTTGAACTGACTTGATCGTTTCAGCTTTGGCATCAGATACCGAGATCTTCATACAGGTCGTCTAGAGACTGAAACTTTTCTCCTTCTCCGGAAGCAATCTCGGCCATAGCCTGCCTGGTTTTGGCGTTGGGGATCTCTACCGGAAATGGAAGTCGTCCGCTCGTTCCGATCTGTACCAGCGTCATCCTGACGGCGTCGGATATGGATAGCCCCATCTGAGAGAGGGCTTCCGATGCTTTCTGTTTGGTTTCGCTGTCTATGCGAACTCTGATAGAACTATCACAGGCGGTCATATTTATCGCCTCCTTGTAGCCACATTGTATCAACGTATCGGGAAATGATCAATTGCTAGAGCTGATCCGTCAGAGCCGGAGCCTGTCAAGCGAGATGTCGCAAAAAGATCGAATTGGACTAACTCAGTCTCTGCGCTTTTCCCGGGGCTCTTTCTCCGGGTTCAGATAGACCGTCTCCTCGATGGAGCAGTTTCTTATCGGTCTGTTTCTCCATCTG carries:
- a CDS encoding type II toxin-antitoxin system YafQ family toxin, producing MPKLKRSSQFKRDVKLQVKRGKDTDKLKKALQILVSGKELPEQYNDHPMLGNWDSHRSLHIEPDWILIYKVDQQTISLIRTGTHSDILKR
- a CDS encoding type II toxin-antitoxin system RelB/DinJ family antitoxin, which translates into the protein MTACDSSIRVRIDSETKQKASEALSQMGLSISDAVRMTLVQIGTSGRLPFPVEIPNAKTRQAMAEIASGEGEKFQSLDDLYEDLGI